A window of the Aeromicrobium phoceense genome harbors these coding sequences:
- the secA gene encoding preprotein translocase subunit SecA: MDSILRAGEGKILKRLDRIADQVNALGDEFSAMSDAELRAMTDEFKERLEAGESLDDILPEAFATVREAATRVLGQRHFDVQILGGAALHLGNIAEMKTGEGKTLVATLPSYLNALSGKGVHVVTVNDYLAKYQSEMMGRVHHFLGLTVGVVVAGQTPAQRREAYACDITYGTNNEFGFDYLRDNMADSLEECVQRGHNFAIVDEVDSILIDEARTPLIISGPTEDEVKWYGEFARMIDGMRIDEHYEVDEKKRTVAVTEKAIDVVEDQLGIANLYDAVNTPLIGFLNNAVKAKELFKKDKDYVVIDGEVLIVDEHTGRLLEGRRYNEGLHQAIEAKEGVRIREEYQTLATITLQNYFRLYSTLSGMTGTAMTEAAEFDKIYKLGVVPIRTNKPIRRDDLPDLVYRTEDAKFNAVVDDIAARHAKGQPVLIGTTSVAKSERLSKQLKKQGIAHEVLNAKHHDREAAIVARAGHKGAVTVATNMAGRGTDIMLGGSVEFLADAELRSKGLDPVETPDEYDAAWTEALERIEKQVAAEKDEVVAAGGLAVIGTERHESRRIDNQLRGRSGRQGDPGSTRFYLSLEDDLMRLFKGEWVNWILQTMKIPDDVPIENKRVTKSIASAQGLVEAQNFETRKNILKYDDVMSAQREVVYSQRRRVLEGEDLEPRVRQMIEDVTGAYVVAATEGYPTSWELDKLWTALRTLYPISLDHEQVVEEAGGLERIDAPTLRARVVEDALSAYDKREAELGDEVARELERRVVLSVLDRKWREHLYEMDYLREGIGLRAYSQRDPLVEYQREGYDLFNAMMEGISEESVGYLFNLSVEIEVDEDDEGDEPPHISAKGLEPDTTPKQLSYSAPSEDGSAIAVEESVVDDDEELDPNELARQNKAKEAARRKAKAARQSRKKNR, from the coding sequence ATCGACAGTATCCTGCGGGCCGGCGAGGGCAAGATCCTCAAGCGCCTCGACCGCATCGCCGACCAGGTCAACGCCCTGGGCGACGAGTTCTCCGCCATGAGCGACGCCGAGCTGCGCGCCATGACCGACGAGTTCAAGGAGCGGCTGGAGGCCGGCGAGTCCCTCGACGACATCCTGCCCGAGGCCTTCGCCACGGTTCGTGAGGCCGCCACGCGCGTGCTCGGCCAGCGTCACTTCGACGTGCAGATCCTCGGTGGCGCCGCGCTGCACCTGGGCAACATCGCCGAGATGAAGACCGGTGAGGGCAAGACCCTCGTCGCCACGCTCCCGTCCTACCTGAACGCGCTGTCCGGCAAGGGCGTCCACGTGGTCACGGTCAACGACTACCTGGCCAAGTACCAGTCCGAGATGATGGGCCGCGTCCACCACTTCCTGGGCCTCACCGTCGGCGTCGTCGTCGCGGGCCAGACGCCCGCCCAGCGCCGCGAGGCCTACGCCTGCGACATCACGTACGGCACGAACAACGAGTTCGGCTTCGACTACCTGCGCGACAACATGGCCGACTCCCTCGAGGAGTGCGTCCAGCGCGGCCACAACTTCGCCATCGTCGACGAGGTCGACTCGATCCTCATCGACGAGGCTCGCACGCCGCTGATCATCTCCGGCCCCACCGAGGACGAGGTCAAGTGGTACGGCGAGTTCGCCCGCATGATCGACGGGATGCGCATCGACGAGCACTACGAGGTCGACGAGAAGAAGCGCACCGTCGCGGTCACCGAGAAGGCGATCGACGTGGTCGAGGACCAGCTCGGCATCGCGAACCTGTACGACGCGGTCAACACCCCGCTCATCGGCTTCCTGAACAACGCCGTCAAGGCCAAGGAGCTGTTCAAGAAGGACAAGGACTACGTCGTCATCGACGGCGAGGTCCTGATCGTCGACGAGCACACGGGCCGCCTGCTCGAGGGCCGCCGCTACAACGAGGGCCTGCACCAGGCGATCGAGGCGAAGGAGGGCGTCCGGATCCGCGAGGAGTACCAGACGCTGGCCACGATCACCCTGCAGAACTACTTCCGTCTCTACTCCACCCTCTCGGGCATGACCGGTACGGCCATGACCGAGGCGGCCGAGTTCGACAAGATCTACAAGCTCGGCGTCGTGCCCATCCGCACGAACAAGCCGATCCGCCGTGACGACCTGCCCGACCTCGTCTACCGCACCGAGGACGCGAAGTTCAACGCCGTCGTCGACGACATCGCCGCGCGTCACGCCAAGGGCCAGCCGGTGCTGATCGGCACCACCAGCGTCGCCAAGAGCGAGCGGCTCAGCAAGCAGCTCAAGAAGCAGGGCATCGCTCACGAGGTCCTGAACGCCAAGCACCACGACCGCGAGGCCGCGATCGTCGCGCGCGCCGGTCACAAGGGCGCGGTCACCGTCGCCACCAACATGGCCGGTCGCGGTACCGACATCATGCTCGGCGGCAGCGTGGAGTTCCTGGCCGACGCCGAGCTGCGCAGCAAGGGCCTCGACCCGGTCGAGACCCCCGACGAGTACGACGCCGCCTGGACCGAGGCCCTCGAGCGCATCGAGAAGCAGGTGGCGGCCGAGAAGGACGAGGTCGTCGCGGCCGGCGGCCTGGCCGTCATCGGCACCGAGCGTCACGAGTCCCGACGCATCGACAACCAGCTGCGTGGCCGCTCCGGCCGTCAGGGCGACCCGGGCTCCACCCGCTTCTACCTGTCGCTCGAGGACGACCTCATGCGCCTGTTCAAGGGCGAGTGGGTCAACTGGATCCTGCAGACGATGAAGATCCCCGACGACGTGCCGATCGAGAACAAGCGCGTCACGAAGTCGATCGCTTCGGCGCAGGGCCTGGTCGAGGCGCAGAACTTCGAGACCCGCAAGAACATCCTCAAGTACGACGACGTCATGAGCGCCCAGCGCGAGGTCGTCTACTCCCAGCGCCGCCGGGTGCTCGAGGGCGAGGACCTCGAGCCGCGCGTGCGCCAGATGATCGAGGACGTCACGGGCGCCTACGTCGTCGCGGCCACCGAGGGCTACCCCACGTCGTGGGAGCTCGACAAGCTGTGGACCGCGCTGCGCACCCTCTACCCGATCTCGCTCGACCACGAGCAGGTCGTCGAGGAGGCCGGCGGACTGGAGCGGATCGACGCCCCCACGCTGCGGGCGCGGGTCGTCGAGGACGCCCTGTCGGCCTACGACAAGCGTGAGGCCGAGCTGGGCGACGAGGTCGCCCGTGAGCTCGAGCGCCGTGTCGTGCTGAGCGTGCTCGACCGCAAGTGGCGCGAGCACCTGTACGAGATGGACTACCTCCGCGAGGGCATCGGCCTGCGCGCCTACAGCCAGCGCGACCCGCTGGTGGAGTACCAGCGCGAGGGCTACGACCTGTTCAACGCGATGATGGAGGGTATCTCCGAGGAGTCCGTGGGCTACCTGTTCAACCTCAGCGTCGAGATCGAGGTCGACGAGGACGACGAGGGCGACGAGCCCCCGCACATCTCGGCCAAGGGCCTCGAGCCGGACACCACGCCCAAGCAGCTCTCGTACTCGGCGCCGTCGGAGGACGGCTCGGCCATCGCGGTCGAGGAGTCCGTCGTCGACGACGACGAGGAGCTCGACCCGAACGAGCTGGCGCGCCAGAACAAGGCCAAGGAGGCCGCACGCCGCAAGGCCAAGGCCGCTCGCCAGTCGCGCAAGAAGAACCGCTGA
- a CDS encoding Rv3235 family protein: protein MITATALATDPLGPRQVPLPFAPSPPLVPVPAERGDASELRHRCARFTQALAEVITGIRPVRQLGPWLSRDVYEQLHRYVAERFVAGGPRHSPRVVSVHIAMVDPAAAEIAARMVHRGRSHALAVRLQRGRDHQGRTTWRCTAAEWA, encoded by the coding sequence ATGATCACCGCCACCGCACTCGCCACCGATCCGCTCGGGCCACGGCAGGTGCCCCTGCCCTTCGCCCCCTCACCGCCGCTGGTTCCGGTGCCGGCCGAGCGCGGCGACGCCAGCGAGCTGCGGCATCGCTGCGCGCGGTTCACGCAGGCGCTCGCCGAGGTCATCACCGGCATCCGGCCCGTGCGCCAGCTGGGGCCGTGGCTGAGCCGTGACGTCTACGAGCAGCTGCACCGGTACGTCGCGGAGCGGTTCGTCGCCGGCGGCCCGCGCCACAGCCCGCGCGTGGTCTCGGTGCACATCGCGATGGTCGACCCCGCCGCGGCGGAGATCGCAGCCCGGATGGTGCACCGGGGCCGGTCCCACGCGCTGGCGGTCCGGCTGCAGCGCGGTCGCGACCACCAGGGGCGCACGACATGGCGCTGCACGGCGGCCGAGTGGGCGTAG
- a CDS encoding LysM peptidoglycan-binding domain-containing protein: MLDLSTSGPEEALRVVLAGVLALWITWWGLVLLVALADRRLAARLAPPLLRALLVTGAVVSVQSPARATPGGVETLHGLALPDRPLTAAPEPKRPPPEPSAHVVAPGDSLWSIVRSRSPGADDASVGAAVDRWYRANRDVIGDDPDLIQLGQRLDPPGAP, translated from the coding sequence ATGCTCGACCTGTCGACCTCGGGACCCGAGGAGGCACTGCGCGTGGTTCTGGCCGGGGTGCTCGCGCTGTGGATCACCTGGTGGGGCCTGGTCCTGCTGGTGGCGCTGGCCGACAGGCGGCTCGCGGCCCGGCTCGCCCCTCCCCTGCTGCGGGCGCTGCTCGTCACCGGCGCGGTCGTCTCGGTGCAGTCACCCGCGCGAGCGACGCCCGGCGGCGTCGAGACCCTGCACGGGCTCGCCCTGCCCGACCGGCCGCTCACGGCCGCACCGGAACCGAAGCGGCCACCGCCGGAGCCGTCGGCCCACGTCGTGGCTCCCGGCGACAGCCTCTGGTCGATCGTCCGCAGCCGGTCCCCCGGAGCGGACGACGCCAGCGTCGGGGCCGCCGTCGACCGCTGGTACCGCGCCAACCGCGACGTCATCGGCGACGACCCCGACCTCATCCAGCTCGGCCAACGCCTCGATCCGCCAGGAGCACCATGA
- a CDS encoding MerR family transcriptional regulator has translation MEWTARHEGDEDGVYAISVAAEMVSMQVQNLRVYERRGLLEPLRTAGGTRRYSRADIRRLVRIRDLLADGLNLAGIERVLALEEQLARLRRENERLRRRPTSH, from the coding sequence ATGGAGTGGACGGCCAGGCACGAGGGCGACGAGGACGGCGTCTACGCCATCTCGGTCGCCGCCGAGATGGTGTCGATGCAGGTGCAGAACCTGCGCGTCTACGAACGCCGTGGACTGCTCGAGCCCCTCCGCACCGCGGGCGGCACCCGCCGCTACAGCCGCGCCGACATCCGGCGGCTGGTCCGCATCCGCGACCTTCTCGCCGACGGGCTGAACCTCGCCGGGATCGAGCGCGTCCTGGCGCTCGAGGAGCAGCTCGCGCGTCTGCGCCGGGAGAACGAGCGCCTGCGGCGCCGCCCCACTTCGCACTGA
- a CDS encoding Hsp20/alpha crystallin family protein, translating to MMIRTTDPFRDFDRITQQLLGTTNRPAFMPMDAWREGDTFVVEFDLPGVAKDSIDLDIERNVLTVRAERVARNGDWEMLASERPRGAFSRQLVLGDNLDLERIEATYEDGVLGLRIPVAERAKPRKIEIGGARSGDAASIEA from the coding sequence ATGATGATCCGTACGACCGACCCGTTCCGCGACTTCGACCGCATCACCCAGCAGCTGCTCGGGACGACCAACCGCCCGGCGTTCATGCCGATGGACGCGTGGCGCGAGGGTGACACCTTCGTCGTGGAGTTCGACCTCCCCGGGGTGGCGAAGGACAGCATCGACCTCGACATCGAGCGCAACGTCCTGACGGTGCGCGCCGAGCGGGTCGCCCGCAACGGCGACTGGGAGATGCTGGCGTCCGAACGTCCGCGCGGCGCCTTCAGCCGCCAGCTCGTGCTGGGCGACAACCTCGACCTCGAGCGCATCGAGGCCACCTACGAGGACGGCGTCCTCGGGCTGCGCATCCCCGTGGCCGAGCGCGCGAAGCCGCGCAAGATCGAGATCGGCGGCGCCCGCAGCGGCGACGCCGCCTCGATCGAGGCC